One stretch of Arachis duranensis cultivar V14167 chromosome 1, aradu.V14167.gnm2.J7QH, whole genome shotgun sequence DNA includes these proteins:
- the LOC107494645 gene encoding uncharacterized protein LOC107494645: MRGIIGVRLQTPTISNATRNTLAHFSTSSGFGGGSGSGSGRGRGGSGLGGPFGFNESSPGKPNSGDPKSEAPELPSPPSPVSGRGHGRGRPAPPSGMPSFSSFMSSIKQPSAGRGRGGPLPSHIQQDSQKQPDSEPKKPVFFKREEDDDYVGGGAGAGAGASSDVLTPKAPIFSSSDGESDQKNLPGGIVGVLSGSGRGKPQQQPNQRTQVSQENRHIRAQRAPGSGVGDRRAPAAAAAPSDSVPKRQPMQSVDDAVNVARRILLQRDNADVAGRGRGGFGRGRGGGRGRGGFRVSDLEERGDRDKDEEDSASEMFLGDDADGERFAQRVGPDIMNQLTAGFEEMANSVFPSPLEDEYLEAFDTNCAIEFEPEYLMGEFDQNPDIDEKEPIPLRDALEKMKPFLMAYEGIQSQEEWEEIMEETMARVPLLKKIIDHYSGPDRVTAKKQNEELERVASTLPKSAPSSVKQFTNRAVISLQSNPGWGFDKKCHFMDKLVWEVSQHYK, translated from the exons ATGAGAGGAATCATTGGAGTAAGGCTCCAAACCCCCACCATCTCTAATGCCACTAGGAACACTCTAGCACATTTTTCCACCTCTTCTGGTTTTGGTGGTGGCAGCGGCAGCGGTAGTGGTCGAGGTCGTGGAGGCTCTGGTTTGGGAGGACCATTTGGATTCAATGAGAGCTCTCCAGGAAAGCCCAATTCTGGTGATCCTAAATCTGAAGCACCAGAGTTGCCTTCTCCCCCATCTCCGGTTTCTGGTCGCGGACACGGTCGTGGTAGGCCAGCCCCTCCGTCAGGCATGCCTTCTTTCTCGTCATTCATGTCCTCCATAAAACAGCCATCTGCTGGTCGTGGTCGTGGTGGTCCGTTACCATCCCATATCCAACAAGATTCCCAGAAGCAGCCTGATTCTGAGCCAAAGAAACCCGTTTTCTTCAAAAGAGAGGAAGATGATGATtatgttggtggtggtgctggtgCTGGTGCTGGTGCTTCTTCAGATGTTTTGACACCAAAAGCACCAATTTTTAGCAGTAGTGATGGTGAGAGTGATCAAAAGAACCTTCCTGGAGGCATAGTAGGCGTGTTGTCTGGAAGTGGACGTGGGAAGCCCCAGCAGCAGCCTAATCAAAGGACTCAAGTTTCCCAAGAGAATAGGCATATCCGTGCTCAGCGAGCTCCAGGCAGTGGTGTTGGTGATCGTCGTGCtcctgctgctgctgctgcaccATCTGATTCTGTGCCTAAGAGACAGCCAATGCAAAGTGTTGATGATGCAGTGAATGTTGCACGGAGGATTCTGTTGCAACGGGATAATGCAGATGTTGCTGGAAGAGGAAGAGGTGGCTTTGGTCGAGGCAGGGGTGGAGGTCGGGGGAGAGGAGGATTTAGAGTGAGTGACTTGGAGGAAAGGGGTGATCGGGATAAGGATGAAGAGGATTCCGCCTCAGAGATGTTTCTTGGAGATGATGCAGACGGCGAGAGGTTTGCCCAGCGGGTTGGGCCTGACATCATGAATCAATTGACTGCAGGTTTTGAGGAGATGGCTAATAGTGTTTTCCCCTCACCATTGGAGGATGAGTATTTGGAAGCATTTGACACCAATTGTGCT ATTGAATTTGAGCCAGAATATTTGATGGGTGAGTTTGATCAGAACCCAGATATTGATGAGAAAGAACCTATTCCACTTCGGGATGCACTCGAGAAGATGAAGCCCTTCTTGATGGCATATGAAGGGATTCAAAGTCAAGAAGAGTGGGAG GAAATAATGGAAGAGACAATGGCGAGAGTTCCTTTGCTGAAAAAGATCATCGATCACTATAGTGGACCAGATAGGGTAACTGCAAAGaagcaaaatgaagaattagaAAGAGTTGCTAGCACTCTTCCTAAAAGTGCACCATCTTCGGTGAAGCAATTTACTAACCGTGCTGTCATCTCTCTACAG AGCAATCCAGGATGGGGGTTCGACAAGAAATGCCATTTCATGGATAAACTAGTTTGGGAGGTATCTCAACATTACAAATGA
- the LOC107484676 gene encoding aldehyde oxidase GLOX1-like encodes MHMQLLHNDHVVIFDRTNFGLSNLSLPNARCRRNPREMVVKNDCTAHSVEYDVAANSYRALFVETDTWCSSGAVTPDGTLVQTGGFNDGERAVRTFTPCPNCDWRENENGLLVRRWYATNHILPDGRLIIIGGTSQFNYEFYPKKDAMDSNTYTLPFLQQTNDPLVENNLYPFVFLNVDGNLFIFANNRAILFNYQKSTIERTYPTIPGGEPRSYPSTGSAVLLPLRNLSKPNLEAEVLVCGGAPRGSFEKAKTGNFIPALNTCGRITITDSNPKWEMETMPSGRVMNDMVILPNGNVLLINGAALGTAGWEFGREPVLNPFLYKTYGRAGSRFEVQNPSNIPRVYHSTAILLRDGRVLVAGSNPHGGYSFNNVTFPTELRLEAFSPSYLDPSFEDVRPKIIAPALQVKYGQKLTLRFGVTAALVRNSVAVTMVAPPFNTHSFSMNQRLLVLEPSDVRDVGKLSYEVDVTMPGSAVLAPPGFYLLFVVHQEVPSHGIWVQIL; translated from the coding sequence ATGCACATGCAGCTTCTCCACAACGACCATGTCGTAATCTTCGACCGCACCAACTTTGGATTATCCAACCTCTCATTACCCAACGCCAGATGCCGTAGAAACCCGCGAGAGATGGTCGTTAAAAACGACTGCACGGCACACTCCGTCGAATACGACGTCGCTGCCAACAGCTACCGCGCCCTGTTTGTGGAAACCGACACGTGGTGCTCCTCCGGTGCGGTGACGCCGGACGGCACATTAGTCCAAACCGGCGGTTTCAACGACGGCGAGCGTGCCGTCAGGACCTTCACCCCGTGCCCTAACTGCGACTGGCGGGAAAATGAAAACGGACTGTTAGTTAGAAGATGGTACGCGACCAATCACATCTTGCCAGATGGACGGCTGATAATAATCGGAGGGACAAGTCAATTCAACTATGAATTCTATCCCAAGAAAGATGCCATGGATAGTAACACATACACCTTACCCTTCCTCCAACAAACAAATGATCCACTTGTTGAGAACAACTTGTACCCTTTCGTCTTCCTCAACGTTGACGGTAACCTTTTCATCTTCGCAAACAACCGCGCTATTCTATTCAATTACCAGAAATCCACTATCGAAAGAACCTACCCTACCATTCCCGGTGGAGAGCCGAGAAGCTATCCCAGCACCGGCTCCGCCGTGTTACTCCCTCTCAGGAACTTGAGCAAGCCGAATCTGGAGGCTGAGGTCTTGGTCTGCGGCGGAGCCCCCAGAGGTTCTTTCGAGAAAGCTAAAACAGGAAACTTCATTCCAGCATTGAACACCTGTGGAAGGATCACGATAACAGACTCGAACCCGAAGTGGGAGATGGAAACCATGCCTAGTGGAAGGGTCATGAACGACATGGTGATTCTCCCAAACGGCAACGTTTTGCTCATCAACGGTGCAGCTCTTGGAACTGCCGGGTGGGAGTTCGGCCGCGAACCGGTTCTCAATCCGTTTCTTTACAAGACTTATGGCCGGGCCGGTTCGAGGTTCGAGGTACAGAATCCATCAAACATTCCTAGGGTTTATCACTCCACCGCGATTTTGCTTCGCGATGGTAGAGTCTTGGTGGCTGGAAGCAACCCTCACGGGGGTTACAGTTTCAACAATGTGACCTTCCCAACGGAGTTGAGATTGGAAGCCTTTTCTCCTTCTTATTTGGATCCCAGCTTTGAAGATGTTCGTCCCAAAATCATAGCTCCTGCTCTTCAGGTCAAGTACGGTCAGAAGCTAACGTTGAGGTTTGGGGTCACAGCGGCATTGGTTCGGAATTCCGTGGCGGTTACAATGGTTGCGCCACCTTTTAACACTCACTCATTCTCCATGAACCAGAGGTTGTTGGTGTTGGAACCAAGTGACGTTAGAGATGTTGGGAAATTGAGTTACGAAGTTGATGTGACCATGCCCGGTTCAGCCGTTCTTGCACCACCCGGTTTCTATTTATTATTCGTGGTCCACCAAGAAGTCCCAAGCCATGGTATTTGGGTTCAGATACTATGA